ATCCCTGGATTTTTCGCGACGATGTTCAAACGTTGGAAGAGGCTGAAAACGGAGATGTGGTTTCCCTGTTTAATCGGGAAAATCTGTTTTTAGGTCTGGCTTTTTATAGCCGCCATTCACGGATCACCTTCCGTCTCATCACTTCCGATCCCCGGATCATCGATCAGACCTACTGGCGACTTATTCTTCAAAGGGCCATGGAACGCCGAAAGACCGTGTTGGACCGGGATCAGGCCTGCCGGCTTATTTTTTCAGAGGCCGACGGCTTACCCGGTTTGATTGCCGACTGGTACGCCGGTCATTTGGTGATCCAAACTCTGATCCCTGGAACCGAAAGGCTGTTAGACCGATTCGGGGCCATCTTCCAGGACCTCCTTCACCCCTCATCCATCCTGATCCGTAACGATCTCGAAGCCCGCACCTTGGAGCATCTTCCTCAAGAAATTCGAATAGCTTACGGACAAGTACCGGAAAAAATTCTGGTTCAGGAAGGTCCTGTCCAATACTTTGTGGACCCCATTAAAGGTCAAAAAACCGGGGCCTATCTGGACCAAAGAGAAAACCGGCTTCATTTGGGTCCTTATGGACAAAGCCGCCGTATCCTGGATTGCTTTTGTTATACGGGAAACTTTGCTCTCCACCTGGCGAGGGGGGGTAGTGAAGTACTGGCCATTGACGATTCGGCCCCGGCTTTGGAATGGGGTAAAATGAATGCCGGACAAAATGGATTTTCCAACATCACCTTTCAGAAAAATAACGCCTTTGATTTTCTTAAAGGGGCCGAAGAACAGGGCCGGCGGTTTGACCTGATCGTCCTGGATCCGCCCCCTTTTGCCCGGAGGAAATCGGCTGTATCCGCTGCCCTCAGGGGCTACCAGGAGTTGAATCGCCGGGCCTTACGCTGCCTTGATCCGGGAGGGATCCTGAGTACCTATTCCTGTTCTTATAATATTACCGAACCCCTTTTCCTGGATCTCCTGGCCCACTCAGCTCGAAAGGCCGGAGGCCGGGTTTATCTCCGGGGAAAAAGGATGCAGGCCTTAGATCACCCGGTTTTGCTCAATTTTCCGGAAAGTCATTACTTGAAAGGGCTCATTTTACAGGTTGCCTAAAATTTCAAATATTTATTTGACACCAAAAGCAAACTTTAGTATATAAAAAGTTTATTCTTTATATTTTAAAGGCATTTAAATCCATAAGACATGGAATCCAAAAAAATTCATCTTTATGATAACGACCCGGAAGGCTTAAATATTTTACGCCATTCCACTGCCCATTTGATGGCCCAGGCCGTCAAAGAATTATTTCCCGAGGTTAAACTAGCCATCGGCCCGGCTATTGAACAGGGGTTTTATTACGATTTTTCTAAAAAAGAGCCTTTTACCCCTGAAGATCTTCCCCGGATCGAGGAACGGATGCAAGCCCTGAGTCGGGAGAAAATTCCTATCGTTCGGGAGGAAGTTTCCAGGGAAGCGGCCTTGAATCTTTTTTCATCCCAGGGCGAATCCTTCAAGGTCGAGCTATTGGAAGGACTTTCCGACCAAACGGTTTCTCTGTATCGACAGGGAAATTTTGTCGATTTGTGTCGCGGTCCTCATCTTTCCTCTACGGACCAATGCCGTCACTTTAAACTGACCCATGTTGCCGGGGCCTATTGGCGGGGGGATGAACGAAATCCCATGTTGCAACGGATTTACGGAACCGCCTTTTTTGAACAGAAAGCCCTGAAAGACCATTTGTTTCGCCAGGAAGAAGCCCGCCGTCGGGATCATCGCCGATTAGGGCGGGAATTGGACCTTTTCAGTATCCATGATGAGGTGGGGCCCGGCCTGGTCATTTATCATCCCAAAGGGGCCTTGCTCCGGACCATTCTTGAGGATTTTGAGAAGAAAGAACATTTAAAGCGGGGCTATGAAATCGTCATCGGTCCCCAGCTTTTAAGGGCCGATCTCTGGAAAAAATCCGGCCATTATGAAAATTACCGGGACCTCATGTATTTTACCGAGATCGACGGCCAGGGATATGGCATCAAACCCATGAACTGTCTGGCCCATATGCTGATCTATAAATCGAAAGTCCGGAGCTACCGGGATCTGCCTAAACGCTATTTTGAATTGGGGACGGTCCATCGCCATGAAAAATCGGGTGTCCTGCACGGCCTGATGCGGGTTCGCCAATTTACCCAGGATGACGCCCACATCATCTGCACGCCCGATCAACTGCAGGACGAAATCCGGGGGGTCCTTAATTTCGTTGCTGAAGTCATGAAGATCTTTGACTTTGCCTTTGAAGTCGAGATCAGTACCCGCCCGGAAAAATCCATCGGCAGTGATCAGGACTGGGAGCGGGCCACCGAGGCATTGATTCAAGCTTTGAAGGCCAATCATTTGTCTTTTTCTATTTGTGAAGGGGAGGGGGCTTTTTACGGACCCAAGATAGACATAAAGTTAAAAGATGCCCTGGATCGTCGCTGGCAGTGTGCCACAATCCAATGTGATTTCACTCTGCCGGAACGATTTGATTTAAATTATATCGGCTCTGACGGAGAACGCCATCGGCCGGTAATGGTCCATCGAGTCATCCTGGGGGCCATGGAACGGTTTATCGGAGTCTTGATTGAACATTATGCCGGAGCCTTTCCCCTTTGGTTGGCCCCGGTTCAGGCCGTTGTCTTATCGGTAACCGATCGCAACGCCCAATATTGCCAGGAGGTTTTTGACGGATTACTTCAATCCGGCCTCCGGGTCGAACTGGACATTCGAAATGAAAAATTGGGTCTCAAGGTTCGAGAGGCCCAATTGCAAAAAATTCCCTACATGATCGTTATCGGCGACAAAGAAGAAGAACAAAAGGCCGTCAGTCCCAGAACCCGCGGGGGGGAAAATTTGGGAGTCTGGACTGTTCCTCAACTGATCGAACGGATTAAATTGGAATCGGTTCCGGGAAAAACCCATTAATAGGAGTGGAATACGGACTTAGGGTCGTCACCTCGATTCCGAAATCCGAATTCCGAATTTGAAATAGGAGGTGGAGGTTATAGCTAAATCGGTTAATGTAAATCATGAGATCAGGGCGGCGAATGTGCGTGTCATCGGGGAGGGAGGGGTGCAGTTGGGTATTTTGCCCTTAACCCAAGCCCTGTCTCTGGCCAAGGGAGAAGGGTTGGATTTGGTTGAAGTGGCCCCACAACTGGATCCTCCTGTATGCCGGATCATGGATTATGGTAAGTTCAGGTACCAACAAACCAAAAAGGTCCATGAAGCCAAAAAACGTCGAACCATCATCCAGGTGAAGGAAGTCAAGATTCGACCGAAAACCGAAGAACACGATTATCAGTTCAAATTAAAGAACATCCGGAAATTTTTGGAAAAAAAGAATAAAACCAAAATATCCCTTATGTTTCGAGGCCGGGAGATTCAGTATCAGGAAGCGGCCCGGAAGATTTTGAACCGGATCAACGAGGAGACCAAGGATCTGGCCATCGTGGAACAGGAACCGAAGTTGGAAGGCCGGAACATGACCATGATTTTGGGACCGAAATAAGGTTTATAACCTCATACCCCTGTGAAGCACCACGTATCAGGAAAATTTTCCTGGGGCTGCGGGCAATAGGCGATGGGCAAGGTAAAAACGATTTTATGGTTTTTTTCGCCTATAGCCTATAGCCTATGGCCCCTTGAAACTTGCATCTTGCATCGGGAAACTTTATTTTCGTAGAAGGAGAGTGTTGTTATGCCCAAGATGAAATCCAGAAGGGGGGCTGCCAAGCGTTTTAAGACCACCGGAAACGGGAAGATCGTCCGTTCCAAGGCCTTTGGCAGTCACATTTTAACCAGTAAAACCACCAAGAGGAAGAGGCGATTGCGAAAGTCGGCGGTAGTCGACCCCGCCAATGCCAGGGCCATCAAGAGGATGCTGCCTTATAGTTAAGTCCGATCGTTAAAAATGTTTAATAATTGAGGTGATTGACCATGCCCAGAGTAAAAAGGGGCTTCAAGGCCCGCCGAAGAAGAAATAAGACCTTAAAGTTGGCCAAAGGATATCGCGGTGCCCGAAGCCGTCTATTTAAAACAGCAACCGAGGCCGTAGATCGGTCTCTCAAATATGCCTATCGGGATCGAAAGGTTCGGAAGAGGGAGTTTAGGGGATTATGGATTGTGCGCATCAGCGCAGCCGCTAAAAATAACGACCTTTCGTATAGTCGTTTCATGGGAGCCTTAAAAAAGGCAGGCATCGGTCTGGACCGTAAGGCCCTGTCCGAAATGGCAACACGAGATCCGGAAAGGTTTACCTCTTTGGTGAGGATGGTTTCCCAGCCTCAGGTTTAATCCCTCCCTCAGGCCTGACTATAAACCCCTATCCGACAAGATAACCTGCCATGGTATCAAAATTAAAATTATTGGAAACCCGATTCAGGGAAGAGTTGAGTCGCGCTGCGTCCTTAAAGGATCTGGAGGCCTTACAAATCCGGGTCTTGGGGAGAAAAGGAGAACTGACCCAGTGCTTACGGGAACTGGGGACCCTTTCGGCGGCCGAGAGGCCTTTGGTCGGCCAGGAGGCCAATCGCCTGAAAACGGTCCTGGAAGGGCTGCTGAACCAAAAAAGGGAGGCCTGGTCCGGACAAAAGGATCGGGCAGTATCCCAATTTGACTGGAGTCTTCCGGGAAGAAGGATCTTTCGAGGCCGAAGACATCCTATCAGTCAAACCATGGACGAAATAGGCCATATTTTTTCCCGTCTAAACTTCGAGATGGTCGAAGGACCGGAAGTTGAGCTGGATTACTATAACTTTGAAGCCCTGAATATCCCTCGGGACCATCCGGCCAGGGACATGCAGGATACCTTCTATATCTCCGAGTCTGTTTTGCTTCGAACCCATACCTCTCCTCTCCAGGTACGGGTTATGGAAAAAAATCCCCCGCCCTTGCGGATTATTGCCCCCGGAAAGGTCTATCGCCGGGACTCGGACATCTCGCACACCCCCATGTTTCACCAGGTGGAAGGATTAATGGTGGCGGAGGATATCAGTTTCGGCGACCTGAAAGGGATCCTGACCCTTTTCGTCCATCAAATGTTCGGAGAAGAAACCCCCCTTCGTTTCCGCCCCAGTTTTTTCCCTTTTACCGAACCCAGCGCTGAAGTGGATATCGGCTGTGTCATTTGCCGGGGAGCAGGTTGCCGGCTATGTTCCCAAACCGGCTGGCTGGAAATCCTGGGATCCGGAATGGTCGATCCGGAAGTTTATCGGATGGTGGGCTATGATCC
This Deltaproteobacteria bacterium DNA region includes the following protein-coding sequences:
- the rplT gene encoding 50S ribosomal protein L20, with the protein product MPRVKRGFKARRRRNKTLKLAKGYRGARSRLFKTATEAVDRSLKYAYRDRKVRKREFRGLWIVRISAAAKNNDLSYSRFMGALKKAGIGLDRKALSEMATRDPERFTSLVRMVSQPQV
- the pheS gene encoding phenylalanine--tRNA ligase subunit alpha, with protein sequence MVSKLKLLETRFREELSRAASLKDLEALQIRVLGRKGELTQCLRELGTLSAAERPLVGQEANRLKTVLEGLLNQKREAWSGQKDRAVSQFDWSLPGRRIFRGRRHPISQTMDEIGHIFSRLNFEMVEGPEVELDYYNFEALNIPRDHPARDMQDTFYISESVLLRTHTSPLQVRVMEKNPPPLRIIAPGKVYRRDSDISHTPMFHQVEGLMVAEDISFGDLKGILTLFVHQMFGEETPLRFRPSFFPFTEPSAEVDIGCVICRGAGCRLCSQTGWLEILGSGMVDPEVYRMVGYDPDQVTGFAFGMGVERIAMLRYGIDDIRMFYENDMRFLKQF
- the thrS gene encoding threonine--tRNA ligase; this encodes MESKKIHLYDNDPEGLNILRHSTAHLMAQAVKELFPEVKLAIGPAIEQGFYYDFSKKEPFTPEDLPRIEERMQALSREKIPIVREEVSREAALNLFSSQGESFKVELLEGLSDQTVSLYRQGNFVDLCRGPHLSSTDQCRHFKLTHVAGAYWRGDERNPMLQRIYGTAFFEQKALKDHLFRQEEARRRDHRRLGRELDLFSIHDEVGPGLVIYHPKGALLRTILEDFEKKEHLKRGYEIVIGPQLLRADLWKKSGHYENYRDLMYFTEIDGQGYGIKPMNCLAHMLIYKSKVRSYRDLPKRYFELGTVHRHEKSGVLHGLMRVRQFTQDDAHIICTPDQLQDEIRGVLNFVAEVMKIFDFAFEVEISTRPEKSIGSDQDWERATEALIQALKANHLSFSICEGEGAFYGPKIDIKLKDALDRRWQCATIQCDFTLPERFDLNYIGSDGERHRPVMVHRVILGAMERFIGVLIEHYAGAFPLWLAPVQAVVLSVTDRNAQYCQEVFDGLLQSGLRVELDIRNEKLGLKVREAQLQKIPYMIVIGDKEEEQKAVSPRTRGGENLGVWTVPQLIERIKLESVPGKTH
- a CDS encoding translation initiation factor IF-3, coding for MAKSVNVNHEIRAANVRVIGEGGVQLGILPLTQALSLAKGEGLDLVEVAPQLDPPVCRIMDYGKFRYQQTKKVHEAKKRRTIIQVKEVKIRPKTEEHDYQFKLKNIRKFLEKKNKTKISLMFRGREIQYQEAARKILNRINEETKDLAIVEQEPKLEGRNMTMILGPK
- a CDS encoding class I SAM-dependent rRNA methyltransferase, with the translated sequence MDKPKAILTPKGEKWFRSGHPWIFRDDVQTLEEAENGDVVSLFNRENLFLGLAFYSRHSRITFRLITSDPRIIDQTYWRLILQRAMERRKTVLDRDQACRLIFSEADGLPGLIADWYAGHLVIQTLIPGTERLLDRFGAIFQDLLHPSSILIRNDLEARTLEHLPQEIRIAYGQVPEKILVQEGPVQYFVDPIKGQKTGAYLDQRENRLHLGPYGQSRRILDCFCYTGNFALHLARGGSEVLAIDDSAPALEWGKMNAGQNGFSNITFQKNNAFDFLKGAEEQGRRFDLIVLDPPPFARRKSAVSAALRGYQELNRRALRCLDPGGILSTYSCSYNITEPLFLDLLAHSARKAGGRVYLRGKRMQALDHPVLLNFPESHYLKGLILQVA
- the rpmI gene encoding 50S ribosomal protein L35; the protein is MPKMKSRRGAAKRFKTTGNGKIVRSKAFGSHILTSKTTKRKRRLRKSAVVDPANARAIKRMLPYS